One window from the genome of Saccharicrinis carchari encodes:
- a CDS encoding dihydroorotate dehydrogenase electron transfer subunit produces the protein MKKRVELFTVTRNRRINNEYIVLYAKANGELPDISPGEFVEIKVENGQNTFLRRPISIHEVHQETNEMLLLIQEVGEGSRLLAALMPGDKLDLIYPLGNSFTVPKSGRMLLVGGGVGVAPLLILGRRLREEGAEVNFLLGARDREILMDLTDYKQHGLVGVTTEDGSAGVKGYVTDHPLLKERLKDMDRVYTCGPDAMMRAVAAVAKEAGIPCEVSLENMMACGFGACLCCVVETREGNKNTCTEGPVFNIDDLKGW, from the coding sequence ATGAAAAAGAGAGTAGAATTATTTACGGTTACCCGTAACCGCAGAATTAATAACGAATATATCGTTCTGTATGCCAAAGCTAATGGTGAACTCCCCGATATTTCCCCCGGCGAGTTTGTAGAAATAAAAGTGGAAAATGGGCAAAACACTTTTTTGCGCAGACCCATTTCTATTCATGAGGTGCACCAAGAGACAAACGAAATGCTTTTGCTAATTCAAGAGGTGGGCGAAGGCTCGCGTTTGTTGGCGGCTTTGATGCCTGGCGATAAGTTAGATTTGATTTATCCGCTGGGCAATAGTTTTACCGTACCTAAAAGTGGCAGAATGCTGCTGGTAGGTGGTGGTGTGGGGGTTGCTCCGTTGTTGATACTGGGCCGACGATTACGTGAGGAGGGAGCTGAGGTTAATTTTTTATTGGGTGCACGCGATCGCGAGATATTAATGGATCTTACGGATTACAAGCAACACGGATTGGTTGGGGTTACCACAGAAGATGGTTCTGCCGGGGTAAAGGGCTATGTTACCGACCACCCCTTGCTTAAAGAAAGGCTTAAGGATATGGACCGGGTTTATACTTGTGGACCTGATGCTATGATGCGGGCGGTGGCAGCGGTGGCCAAAGAGGCTGGTATTCCGTGTGAGGTATCATTAGAGAACATGATGGCATGTGGCTTTGGTGCATGCCTTTGTTGTGTAGTGGAAACTCGAGAGGGAAATAAAAATACCTGTACGGAGGGACCTGTATTTAACATTGATGATTTAAAAGGATGGTAA
- a CDS encoding helix-turn-helix domain-containing protein — MKQRLQTLLASEKIASSKFADIIGVNRSSISHLLSGRNNPGLDFLQKVLVKFPHINPDWLLLGQGTMYRNSKENTTALPLSKHLFEQGEEKKEPGKQSPSVEKEEKEEPVNISKEPEERAPYNSSKENVQKTNPPTVAKQAERIVFFYSDGTFDTYVPNNSGIK; from the coding sequence ATGAAACAAAGATTACAAACACTACTGGCCAGCGAAAAAATAGCCTCCTCAAAATTTGCCGATATAATCGGTGTAAACAGGTCAAGTATTTCACATCTATTGTCTGGTCGGAATAATCCCGGTCTGGATTTCTTGCAAAAAGTACTGGTAAAGTTCCCGCATATAAATCCCGATTGGCTTTTATTGGGACAGGGCACGATGTACCGAAATAGCAAAGAAAATACCACTGCTTTACCTTTAAGTAAACATTTATTTGAGCAGGGAGAGGAAAAGAAAGAGCCAGGCAAACAGTCCCCCTCAGTGGAAAAGGAAGAGAAGGAAGAGCCCGTAAATATATCGAAGGAACCAGAAGAACGTGCTCCTTATAATAGCAGCAAAGAAAATGTACAAAAAACCAATCCACCTACTGTGGCAAAGCAAGCTGAACGTATCGTATTTTTCTATTCAGATGGGACATTTGACACCTATGTGCCCAACAATTCCGGTATTAAATAG
- a CDS encoding flavodoxin, which yields MKKIGLFYSFNSVKTRQQAEKIVKQLGEKNVEQVNVEEASQEEFMAFSNYILAVPTWFDGELPNYWDEFLPSVEEDSLKGKTFALYGGGDQKGYPENFVDGIGILADFIEARGGKVIGLTSTDGYEFEASRAQRGDKFMGLALDIENQAALSNERIEKWVESLKKEF from the coding sequence ATGAAAAAAATAGGACTATTTTATAGCTTTAATTCGGTAAAAACACGTCAGCAGGCCGAAAAGATCGTGAAGCAACTTGGCGAAAAAAATGTAGAACAGGTTAATGTGGAGGAAGCTAGCCAAGAAGAATTTATGGCTTTTAGCAATTACATTCTGGCTGTGCCTACCTGGTTTGATGGAGAACTGCCCAATTACTGGGACGAGTTCTTGCCCTCGGTGGAAGAGGATTCGCTAAAAGGAAAAACTTTTGCGCTTTATGGCGGTGGCGACCAAAAAGGTTATCCCGAAAATTTTGTGGATGGCATTGGTATTTTGGCCGATTTTATTGAAGCCCGAGGTGGTAAAGTAATAGGTTTAACTTCTACCGATGGTTATGAGTTTGAAGCTTCCAGGGCACAAAGGGGCGATAAATTTATGGGTCTTGCACTGGATATCGAAAACCAGGCTGCGCTTTCTAACGAACGGATCGAAAAATGGGTGGAAAGTCTTAAAAAAGAGTTTTGA
- a CDS encoding alpha-ketoacid dehydrogenase subunit alpha/beta has protein sequence MKSDVKEIYKIRTTEKETLLKWYHLLRLGRSLDERAPNYLKQAIGWSYHAPAAGHDGIQLAIGQNFDRSKDHLFPYYRDLQTCLAAGLTAEEIIFNGISKDTDVAGGGRHMSNHFAKPEWNIHNVSSSTGNHTLHAAGIARGIKTYKAKGVAISSQGESSVSEGYVYEAINGASNEELPVVFVIQDNGYGISVPKEDQTANRKVAKNFEGMKNLRIIYCNGKDVFDSMNAMTEAVKWAEEEQKPVIVHANCVRIHSHSNSDRHELYRDKAELNYVKEYDPLAKYRRMLIRYERASEEELEEIDAKVKKEVLAAHKAAMAAPDPKPESVYDFVFAPAYEPKKFPDGLHKHDGEPKKLIEALNGTLKEEFRHNPHTYIWGQDMANKDKGGIFNVSKGMQQEFGKERVFNAPIAEDYIMGTANGMSRFNKDIRIVIEGAEFADYFWPAMEQFVETTHEYWRTKGQFSPNVTVRLASGGYIGGGLYHSQTIEGALTTFPGVRVVYPSYADDAAGLLRTAMRSEGMTLYLEPKALYNSPKAATPIPDEFEVPYGKARIRREGTDLTIITYGNTTHMCVEAANALKEEGIGNIEVMDLRSLIPLDKEAILASIKKTSRALVVHEDKVFAGFGAEVSAIITELGFEYLDAPVKRVGSVFTPVGFNRILEAEILPDTQKIKSAAADLLAY, from the coding sequence ATGAAGTCAGACGTAAAAGAAATATACAAAATAAGAACAACGGAAAAGGAGACACTCCTGAAATGGTACCACCTCTTAAGGCTGGGGCGTAGTCTCGATGAGCGTGCGCCAAACTATTTGAAGCAGGCCATAGGCTGGTCGTATCATGCGCCGGCTGCGGGGCACGATGGTATTCAGCTGGCTATCGGGCAAAACTTCGATAGGAGCAAAGATCATCTTTTTCCCTATTACAGGGATTTGCAGACTTGCCTGGCGGCTGGCTTAACTGCCGAAGAAATAATCTTTAACGGCATATCTAAAGATACCGATGTAGCAGGAGGTGGACGGCACATGTCTAACCATTTTGCTAAGCCAGAGTGGAATATCCACAACGTTTCGTCATCTACGGGTAACCATACCCTGCATGCGGCGGGTATAGCTCGCGGTATCAAAACGTACAAGGCCAAAGGAGTGGCCATTAGCTCGCAAGGCGAATCTTCGGTTTCCGAGGGGTATGTTTATGAGGCCATCAATGGGGCTAGTAATGAGGAGTTGCCTGTGGTGTTTGTGATTCAGGATAATGGGTACGGTATTTCAGTACCCAAGGAGGATCAGACAGCCAACCGCAAGGTGGCGAAGAACTTCGAGGGCATGAAAAATTTGCGTATCATATACTGTAACGGTAAGGATGTGTTTGATTCGATGAATGCCATGACAGAAGCCGTTAAATGGGCCGAAGAAGAGCAAAAACCTGTGATCGTGCATGCCAACTGCGTACGCATCCATTCGCATTCTAATTCCGACAGACACGAACTCTACCGCGATAAGGCCGAACTGAATTATGTAAAAGAATACGATCCCCTGGCCAAGTACCGCAGGATGTTAATCCGCTACGAGCGGGCTAGCGAAGAAGAACTGGAGGAAATAGACGCTAAGGTAAAAAAAGAGGTTTTAGCTGCTCATAAGGCGGCTATGGCAGCTCCCGACCCCAAACCGGAAAGCGTGTACGACTTTGTTTTCGCCCCGGCTTACGAGCCTAAAAAATTTCCCGATGGTCTGCATAAGCATGATGGTGAGCCAAAAAAGCTCATTGAGGCACTCAATGGTACGCTTAAGGAGGAGTTCAGGCACAACCCGCATACTTATATCTGGGGGCAGGACATGGCCAATAAGGACAAAGGCGGTATCTTTAACGTGTCAAAGGGGATGCAACAAGAATTTGGTAAAGAACGGGTGTTTAATGCACCTATAGCCGAAGACTATATCATGGGTACAGCAAATGGTATGTCGCGTTTCAATAAGGATATTCGAATTGTAATTGAAGGTGCCGAATTTGCTGATTATTTTTGGCCGGCCATGGAGCAGTTCGTAGAAACTACGCACGAATACTGGCGTACCAAAGGTCAGTTTTCACCTAATGTAACCGTAAGGTTAGCCTCAGGTGGTTATATTGGTGGTGGACTCTATCATTCGCAAACTATTGAAGGTGCACTCACAACTTTTCCGGGGGTACGCGTAGTTTATCCTTCGTATGCCGATGATGCGGCAGGCTTGCTGCGTACTGCCATGCGCTCTGAGGGGATGACCCTGTATTTGGAGCCGAAGGCACTCTACAATTCGCCCAAGGCGGCTACTCCCATTCCCGACGAGTTTGAAGTGCCATATGGTAAAGCAAGGATCAGACGTGAAGGCACGGATCTTACTATAATTACTTATGGTAATACCACGCATATGTGTGTAGAGGCGGCCAACGCCCTTAAAGAAGAGGGGATAGGAAATATAGAGGTGATGGACCTGCGTTCTTTAATTCCCTTGGATAAGGAAGCAATATTAGCGTCGATTAAAAAAACATCGCGTGCGCTTGTGGTGCACGAAGACAAGGTGTTTGCCGGTTTTGGTGCCGAAGTGTCAGCCATTATTACTGAACTTGGTTTTGAGTATCTCGATGCACCGGTAAAAAGGGTAGGATCCGTTTTTACTCCGGTGGGTTTCAATCGTATTTTGGAGGCCGAAATTTTGCCTGATACCCAAAAAATAAAGAGTGCAGCAGCAGATTTATTGGCTTATTAA
- a CDS encoding dihydrolipoamide acetyltransferase family protein has product MSTFEILMPKMGESVEEATITKWFVSVGDTIEEDDLLLEIATDKVDSEIPSPVAGTVKEILYDTDALVPVGKPVAVIALQGDESEGEAKPESSQVKDESSSDKQDTTPAKTAGNTQADQGTKESGNDTSVNQEEQKSSDKFYSPLVKSIAKKEGVSFKELDTIKGSGQNERVTKADILNYIEQRASGSASDIKEAKSSESAAQPVAQITRPPVSVSAEDEIVQMDRMRKMIAEHMVMSKQVSPHVTAVVEVDMTNIVMWRNKNKEAYQKKHGEKITYTPIFFEATAKALRDFPGVNTSVDGDKIIYRKDVNIGMAVALPSGNLIVPVIKNADHKNLVGLTSDVNKLANQARNNKLSPDDIQGGTFTITNFGSFKNILGTPIINQPQVAILAVGSIEKKPAVIETPTGDAIAIRHKMFLSLSYDHRIVDGALGGNFLRRIGDYLEQFDMDRVI; this is encoded by the coding sequence ATGTCAACATTTGAAATTCTGATGCCTAAAATGGGCGAGAGCGTTGAAGAAGCAACAATAACAAAATGGTTCGTTTCCGTGGGGGATACCATCGAGGAAGATGACTTACTGTTGGAAATAGCAACCGACAAGGTCGATTCAGAAATCCCTTCGCCGGTGGCCGGTACAGTTAAAGAAATTTTGTACGATACCGATGCGCTTGTCCCTGTTGGTAAGCCTGTAGCCGTTATCGCACTCCAAGGCGATGAATCGGAAGGTGAAGCAAAACCCGAGTCATCCCAGGTAAAGGATGAAAGTAGTAGCGATAAGCAGGATACCACCCCGGCCAAAACAGCAGGGAATACCCAAGCAGACCAGGGCACAAAGGAATCCGGTAATGACACATCGGTTAATCAAGAGGAGCAGAAAAGCTCCGACAAATTCTATTCACCTCTGGTGAAGAGTATCGCCAAGAAGGAAGGTGTTTCGTTTAAAGAGCTCGACACAATTAAAGGAAGCGGGCAAAACGAGCGGGTAACCAAAGCCGACATATTGAATTATATTGAACAAAGAGCTTCGGGTTCTGCCAGCGATATAAAGGAGGCTAAATCATCTGAATCTGCAGCCCAGCCTGTTGCACAAATAACACGGCCTCCGGTTTCGGTTAGTGCCGAGGACGAAATCGTCCAAATGGATCGTATGCGTAAAATGATTGCCGAGCACATGGTCATGTCAAAGCAGGTGTCGCCCCATGTTACCGCAGTGGTAGAGGTGGATATGACTAACATTGTGATGTGGCGTAATAAAAATAAAGAGGCCTATCAGAAAAAACATGGCGAAAAAATAACCTATACGCCTATATTCTTTGAAGCAACGGCCAAGGCACTGCGCGATTTTCCGGGAGTTAATACCTCGGTTGACGGCGATAAAATTATCTACCGTAAAGATGTAAATATCGGTATGGCAGTGGCTCTGCCCAGCGGTAACCTTATTGTACCCGTTATTAAAAATGCCGATCATAAAAACCTCGTTGGCCTCACATCCGATGTAAACAAACTGGCCAACCAGGCACGTAACAACAAACTCTCGCCCGACGACATTCAGGGCGGAACCTTTACCATCACCAATTTTGGTTCATTTAAAAATATTCTTGGTACACCTATTATCAATCAACCTCAAGTAGCCATACTGGCCGTGGGTTCTATCGAGAAAAAACCGGCCGTTATTGAAACGCCCACGGGTGATGCCATAGCCATCCGTCATAAAATGTTCCTCTCACTGTCCTACGATCATCGTATTGTGGATGGTGCACTAGGGGGTAATTTCCTGAGGAGGATTGGGGATTATCTGGAGCAGTTTGATATGGACAGGGTTATTTAG
- a CDS encoding OmpA family protein encodes MAVGADAQKLSTSSKKATSLYKKALSHYKSHHYNQAKAPLMQAIKKDANFIEAYLLLSEVFYEQEDYQHQAEYLERVVELDSTFFVFSYYSLGVARFHLGEFDKAEQWFRKYSNRTDNSKFKQKAQEWIEKAQFAKTTMENPKRIEALNLGKNINSHYNEYWPSITADGQTLVYTVMVDRDSVLTKKPYANALANHYHEDFFSSVKDTAGQWSPRIQLSAPLNSGSNEGAQTLSSDGNWMFFTACGRSDSKGSCDIYFSQRTATGWSEPKNIGGPVNTPYWESQPSFSSDGRTLYFASNRAGGLGGNDIWRARLITTNDEGTPVFAAPENLGDKVNTRFNEVSPFIHPDNNTLYFASEGWPGMGKADLFMSRMENGAFVEPPVNLGFPINTAGDEVGLVVTADGRTAYFSSDRYGESFGGRDIYSFEMPTELQPLPVSYVKGRVFDIRTLEKLKASFELKDLSNGKMVVEAMSTDFSGDFLVCLPIGGSYALSVSKKGYLFYSDHFSMDTVSAVDNPRILDIYLKPIQAGETVILNNIFFETDSYQLREESEIELQKLLEFMNENSQTKIQLLGYTDNVGSVAYNQELSKQRAQQVYEYLIRKGIAANRLSFKGKGMHNPVASNDTESGRARNRRTEMRVVE; translated from the coding sequence ATGGCCGTAGGCGCCGATGCCCAAAAATTATCCACATCATCTAAAAAAGCAACAAGCTTGTATAAAAAAGCATTATCTCATTATAAATCTCACCATTACAATCAGGCCAAAGCGCCCCTTATGCAGGCCATTAAAAAGGATGCAAATTTTATAGAAGCTTACCTTTTGCTGTCGGAGGTATTTTACGAGCAGGAAGACTACCAGCATCAGGCCGAATATCTGGAAAGGGTAGTGGAGCTTGATTCTACGTTCTTTGTTTTTAGCTATTACAGTTTGGGGGTGGCGCGTTTCCATTTGGGAGAGTTCGATAAAGCGGAGCAATGGTTTCGGAAATATAGCAACCGAACCGACAACTCTAAATTCAAGCAAAAAGCCCAGGAATGGATAGAAAAAGCGCAGTTCGCAAAAACCACGATGGAAAACCCCAAGCGCATAGAGGCGCTTAACCTGGGCAAAAACATTAACAGCCATTATAATGAGTACTGGCCTAGCATCACCGCCGATGGACAAACCTTGGTTTATACGGTTATGGTTGACAGGGATTCTGTGCTAACAAAAAAACCTTATGCCAATGCCCTGGCTAATCATTATCACGAAGATTTTTTTAGTTCTGTAAAAGATACGGCAGGGCAATGGAGTCCGCGAATTCAGCTGTCGGCACCTTTAAATAGTGGCAGCAACGAAGGGGCGCAAACCTTATCATCGGATGGCAATTGGATGTTTTTCACGGCCTGCGGAAGATCCGATAGTAAGGGCTCCTGCGATATCTATTTCAGCCAAAGGACGGCGACAGGCTGGAGTGAACCCAAAAATATTGGTGGCCCCGTTAATACGCCTTATTGGGAATCTCAACCCTCTTTTTCTTCGGATGGAAGAACCTTGTATTTTGCGAGCAACAGAGCCGGGGGGCTGGGCGGCAATGATATTTGGCGGGCCAGACTTATCACAACCAATGACGAAGGTACTCCTGTTTTCGCTGCCCCCGAAAATTTGGGCGATAAGGTGAACACACGTTTTAATGAGGTGTCGCCTTTTATCCATCCTGATAACAATACCTTGTATTTTGCTTCGGAGGGATGGCCGGGAATGGGAAAAGCCGACTTGTTTATGTCACGCATGGAAAATGGGGCTTTTGTAGAGCCTCCGGTCAACCTGGGCTTTCCCATTAATACGGCCGGCGACGAGGTTGGCCTGGTGGTTACGGCAGATGGTCGTACAGCCTATTTCTCGTCCGACAGGTACGGAGAATCCTTTGGAGGACGCGATATTTATAGTTTTGAAATGCCCACGGAATTACAGCCGCTGCCGGTTTCGTATGTAAAGGGACGGGTTTTCGATATCCGGACACTCGAAAAACTTAAGGCTTCTTTTGAGCTTAAGGATCTTAGCAATGGTAAAATGGTGGTAGAAGCGATGTCTACAGATTTCTCAGGCGATTTTTTGGTCTGCTTGCCTATAGGGGGGTCTTATGCCTTAAGTGTTTCTAAAAAAGGATATCTGTTTTATTCTGACCACTTTAGTATGGATACTGTGTCGGCGGTCGACAATCCTAGAATATTGGATATCTATCTTAAACCTATCCAGGCAGGTGAGACTGTAATACTCAATAATATTTTTTTCGAAACAGATTCGTACCAGTTGCGCGAAGAATCGGAGATAGAATTGCAAAAATTGCTGGAGTTTATGAACGAAAACAGCCAAACAAAAATTCAGTTGTTGGGTTATACCGATAATGTGGGCTCGGTAGCCTATAATCAGGAACTAAGTAAGCAAAGAGCCCAACAGGTATATGAATATCTTATTCGGAAAGGGATAGCGGCAAACCGTCTTTCGTTTAAAGGCAAAGGCATGCATAACCCGGTGGCCTCTAACGATACAGAGAGTGGCCGTGCCAGAAACAGAAGAACGGAAATGCGGGTAGTTGAATAA
- a CDS encoding RagB/SusD family nutrient uptake outer membrane protein, translating to MKKIIRNIQIAFYGTVLLSACELLDITPKHVVPEETAFSDVDSYQMALNNVFRNLTSSVMNMQSTDFASDDFSSVIPGYAPTNYYIYNWDYQTQPQPFIWTYQYQLIANQNVLIGNYPIVPAADENEQNQIDQIYAQALGLRAWSLFNLVQLYAPRFNGQNIGEAAIPLKIKLELEYLPKATLGEVYGQIFSDLEKAEQLFVESGYAPSSNYKAYQFGLDAVRALRARIALFTGDLEMAQNAAAHFINTPLLPKDDYWMLWEDQFGSGNNEIIFMTHDLSDTDDADLVDYHEMYVTNGVRLSDELMASFSVDDVRKGSSYIGPNLMPYKHIIPENERNSQSDRNLHYKHFRLGEQYLIYAEAILPSDPDEAMRVLNILKEKRGAELLTARPEISDILKERRKELFAEGLRFYDLKRLSDELNIVVQRNNGKVLAPNSPLYVWDIPKVETNSNPYIN from the coding sequence ATGAAAAAGATAATTAGAAATATACAAATAGCATTTTACGGCACCGTACTGCTGTCGGCTTGCGAATTGCTGGATATCACACCCAAACATGTGGTCCCCGAAGAAACGGCCTTTTCTGATGTGGACTCATACCAAATGGCCTTAAACAATGTGTTCCGCAACCTAACATCATCGGTGATGAATATGCAAAGCACCGATTTTGCGAGCGATGACTTTTCGAGTGTGATACCGGGCTATGCACCCACCAATTACTACATTTATAATTGGGATTATCAAACCCAGCCACAGCCCTTTATCTGGACTTATCAATATCAGTTGATCGCCAACCAAAATGTGTTGATAGGCAATTACCCCATCGTTCCCGCTGCCGATGAAAACGAACAAAATCAAATCGACCAAATTTATGCTCAAGCCCTGGGACTACGGGCATGGTCATTGTTTAACCTGGTGCAATTGTATGCCCCCCGTTTCAATGGCCAAAACATTGGAGAAGCGGCCATACCGCTAAAAATTAAACTCGAATTGGAATATCTGCCCAAGGCTACTCTGGGCGAGGTGTACGGGCAAATTTTTAGCGATTTGGAGAAGGCGGAACAGCTGTTTGTGGAAAGCGGATATGCCCCTTCGTCCAATTATAAAGCCTACCAATTCGGTTTGGATGCGGTACGTGCCCTTCGCGCAAGGATAGCGCTTTTTACCGGCGACTTGGAGATGGCCCAAAATGCTGCGGCTCATTTTATTAATACCCCATTGCTGCCCAAAGATGATTATTGGATGTTGTGGGAAGACCAATTTGGGAGTGGTAATAATGAGATTATTTTTATGACCCACGATTTGAGTGATACTGACGATGCCGACTTGGTGGATTATCACGAAATGTATGTGACCAATGGTGTGCGATTAAGCGATGAGCTAATGGCCAGCTTTTCGGTGGACGACGTGCGTAAAGGGTCTTCCTACATCGGTCCCAACTTAATGCCTTACAAACATATTATCCCGGAAAACGAGCGCAACAGCCAAAGCGATCGAAACCTGCATTATAAGCATTTTCGCCTGGGGGAGCAGTATTTGATTTATGCCGAAGCGATATTGCCGTCGGATCCCGACGAAGCAATGCGCGTGCTGAATATATTGAAGGAAAAGAGAGGGGCCGAATTACTGACCGCGAGGCCCGAAATTTCGGATATCCTAAAAGAACGCCGTAAAGAGCTGTTTGCCGAGGGATTACGGTTTTATGATTTAAAGCGCTTGTCCGATGAGTTGAACATAGTGGTACAGCGTAATAACGGTAAAGTGCTGGCGCCCAATTCGCCTTTATATGTTTGGGATATTCCCAAAGTAGAAACCAATTCAAATCCATACATTAATTAA